A single region of the Oryzias latipes chromosome 19, ASM223467v1 genome encodes:
- the LOC111946374 gene encoding fibroblast growth factor 21-like, whose amino-acid sequence MNNETLMLLKDLRLDFLILFYLLIFAAENHRRGLYLQMNSDGRVTGNDAQTPYSVLQLKSVKPGHVVIKGLSSSLFLCVDSGGHLKGQGVYKEDDCSFRELLLADGYTRFLSSSYGIPLSLASRHSSDRPSIPFTRFLPLRNTLPSESLSEQPSDNQRFFNMDSDDLFGMALNPVISPHLSMEK is encoded by the exons ATGAATAATGAGACCTTGATGCTCCTAAAGGACCTACGtttagattttttgattttattttatttattgatttttgctGCAGAAAATCACAGACGTGGGCTTTACCTGCAGATGAACTCGGATGGAAGAGTGACAGGAAATGATGCTCAGACTCCCTACA gtgTGCTTCAGCTAAAATCAGTCAAACCAGGTCATGTTGTTATCAAAGGGCTGTCATCATCTCTATTTCTATGTGTAGACAGTGGAGGCCATTTAAAAGGACAG GGTGTCTATAAAGAGGACGACTGCTCCTTCAGAGAGCTGCTGCTGGCAGATGGATACACTCGTTTCCTCTCCTCCAGTTATGGAATTCCTCTGTCTCTGGCATCGAGGCATTCCTCAGATCGTCCCTCTATCCCTTTCACTCGGTTTCTTCCACTCCGGAATACTTTACCGTCGGAGAGCCTGTCTGAGCAGCCATCCGACAATCAGAGGTTCTTCAACATGGACTCCGATGACCTCTTTGGGATGGCTCTAAATCCTGTAATCAGTCCTCATTTGTCAATGGAAAAGTAA
- the LOC101158391 gene encoding liprin-alpha-3 isoform X1 — protein MMMCEVMPTISEDGRSGTGGGSSSPAGAGLGGPGGTLGGGGFSGREPRGDEGGSTGNLESLMVNMLTERERLLENLRETQDSLGTAQLRLRELGHEKESLQRQLSIALPQEFAVLTKELNVCREQLLEREEEIAELKAERNNTRLLLEHLECLVSRHERSLRMTVVKRQAQSPAGVSSEVEVLKALKSLFEHHKALDEKVRERLRVALERVSMLEDQLAASSQEVISLRDQIKRRQQGVDGGKDRLPNGPSSGLEDGELERQREGEIERQRSELSQLRERLALMCRQVGEIEEQLAAARREVTKSEEANQKLQREVKEALCQREDMEERITTLERRYLSAQREATSLHDIKDKLENELASKESLHRQSEEKNRQLQERLDEAKQKLQQTLQRAETLPEIEAQLAQRVAALNKAEERHGNFEERLRQMEAQLEEKNQELQRARQREKMNDEHNKRLSDTVDKLLSESNERLQLHLKERMAALEEKNALSEELSNMKKIQDDLLANKEQLLAELERVQLELDQLRGRTGSSYSRAGSVSSLPSTLFRRSLPGSASELRYPQGSGSLPAGYSSSSSGVVVRRANRGRWGPSRDDGNKYGEWDSGMLGQGYEGGVEGGCSDDEEDRETLFGSELLSPSGQTDVQTLAIMLQEQLEAINKEIKLIQEEKESTELRAEEIESRVSSVALDGSSLPPSSLGGRDSAGRGYMTPSITSSTLASPSPPSSGHSTPRLPHSPARENDRQNSKDGEECRALSLIDSTPPPVPRALRLDRMTHTHPGAGLDDRHEYRSLSADGATTASQDSLHKASKKKSIKSSIGRLFGKKEKGRMGTPSRESASLASTPSDDLGSADPLSLAKLGTGTVEKDRRSKKKHDLLEEACRQGLPFASWDGPTVVTWLELWVGMPAWYVAACRANVKSGAIMANLSDTEIQREIGISNPLHRLKLRLAIQEMVSLTSPSAPASTRSSTSNIWMTHAEMESLTAATKPEQKEFSWDQILAYGDMNHEWVGNEWLPSLGLPQYRSYFMESLVDARMLDHLTKKELRGQLKMVDSFHRVSLHYGIMCLKRLNYDRKELERKREESQHQNQDVMVWSNERVMCWVQAIGLKEFADNLLESGVHGALLALDDTFDYTDLALLLQIPNQNTQARQLLEKEYNALISMGTERRPDEDGTKTFTRSPSWRKMFREKDLRGVTSDSSETLPANFRASAISTPSVTLRKVQSDVNSGPRGESASVRTYSC, from the exons GAGTTTGCAGTGTTGACTAAAGAGCTGAACGTTTGCCGGGAGCAGCTCCTAGAAAGGGAGGAGGAAATTGCTGAGCTCAAGGCGGAGAGAAACAACACACGT TTATTGCTGGAACACCTAGAGTGTCTAGTGTCTCGCCACGAGCGCAGTTTGAGGATGACAGTGGTGAAGAGGCAAGCCCAGTCGCCTGCAGGGGTGTCCAGTGAGGTGGAAGTCCTGAAGGCTCTCAAATCCCTGTTTGAGCACCACAAGGCACTGGATGAAAAG GTCCGAGAGCGGCTCCGCGTGGCCCTCGAGAGAGTGTCCATGTTAGAGGATCAACTTGCAGCATCTTCTCAAGAG GTAATCTCATTAAGAGACCAAATTAAAAGACGTCAACAAGGGGTGGACGGCGGGAAAGAT AGGCTACCAAACGGCCCCTCATCTGGCCTGGAGGATGGGGAGCTGGAAAGGCAGAGGGAGGGAGAAATAGAGCGACAGAGGTCTGAACTTTCCCAGCTGAGGGAGCGGCTGGCTCTCATGTGCAGGCAG GTCGGGGAAATAGAGGAACAGCTTGCAGCCGCCAGGAGGGAGGTGACGAAATCAGAGGAGGCCAATCAGAAGCTCCAAAGAGAAGTAAAAGAG GCACTTTGCCAAAGAGAAGATATGGAGGAAAGAATTACCACTTTAGAGCGGAG GTATCTTAGCGCCCAGAGGGAGGCAACCTCTCTCCATGACATCAAAGACAAGCTGGAAAACGAGCTTGCCAGCAAGGAGTCCCTCCATAGACAA AGTGAAGAAAAGAACAGACAGCTACAGGAGCGGCTGGATGAGGCCAAGCAGAAGCTCCAGCAGACTCTACAGAGGGCAGAGACATTACCTGAAATCGAGGCGCAACTTGCACAAAGAGTGGCTGCTCTCAACAAA GCAGAGGAGCGACACGGAAACTTTGAGGAGCGACTCAGGCAAATGGAAGCCCAGCTTGAGGAGAAGAATCAGGAGCTCCAGAGg GctagacaaagagaaaaaatgaacGATGAGCATAACAAACGCCTTTCAGACACAGTGGATAAGCTTCTCTCTGAGTCAAACGAGAGACTGCAGCTCCACTTAAAAGAGAGGATGGCAGCTCTGGAAGAAAAG AATGCTCTTTCTGAGGAGCTTTCCAATATGAAGAAAATACAAGATGACCTTCTTGCCAACAAG GAGCAACTTCTAGCTGAGCTTGAACGAGTCCAACTGGAGCTGGATCAGCTGAGAGGCAGAACTGGATCTTCATATTCCAG GGCAGGCAGCGTGAGCTCTCTTCCCTCCACCCTTTTTCGAAGATCTCTTCCGGGGAGCGCCTCAGAGCTCCGTTACCCTCAGGGTAGTGGCTCACTCCCTGCCGGCTATAGCAGCTCCTCAAGTGGAGTGGTGGTCAGGCGGGCTAACCGTGGCCGCTGGGGGCCTTCCAGAGATGACGGCAACAAG tatgGAGAGTGGGACAGCGGGATGCTAGGACAGGGTTATGAGGGCGGTGTGGAAGGAGGCTGCTCTGATGACGAGGAGGATAGGGAGACTCTGTTTGGATCAGAGCTGCTCTCCCCCAGCGGGCAAACAGATGTACAGACTTTGGCCATCATGCTACAGGAGCAACTGGAGGCCATCAACAAGGAGATTAA GCTGATTCAGGAGGAGAAAGAGAGCACGGAGCTGAGGGCAGAGGAGATTGAAAGTCGGGTCAGCAGTGTTGCCCTTGATGGTTCGTCTCTACCCCCTTCCTCGTTGGGCGGACGGGACAGTGCTGGGAGGGGCTACATGACACCCTCCATCACTTCCTCTACCCTGGCATCTCCCTCACCACCCAGTTCTGGACATTCCACCCCTAGACTGCCTCATTCACCCGCTCGGGAGAATGACAGACAG AACTCAAAAGATGGGGAAGAATGTAGAGCCCTCTCCCTCATAGATTCCACTCCTCCCCCTGTTCCCCGAGCCCTACGACTGGACAGAATGACCCACACTCACCCGGGGGCAGGTCTTGATGACCGGCATGAATATCGCAG TCTTTCTGCTGATGGTGCTACCACTGCTAGTCAGGATTCCCTCCACAAAgccagtaaaaagaaaagcattaagTCCTCTATTGGTCGTCTCTTTGGCAAAAAGGAGAAAGGAAGAATGGGTACCCCTAGTCGCGAATCTGCCTCACTTG CCTCCACACCCTCTGATGACCTCGGCTCAGCTGACCCATTAAGTTTGGCTAAACTCGGGACCGGAACGGTGGAGAAAGATCGCCGCAGCAAAAAGAA GCACGACTTGCTAGAGGAAGCCTGTCGTCAGGGTCTGCCTTTTGCTTCATGGGATGGTCCCACTGTTGTCACTTGGCTTGAG TTGTGGGTCGGGATGCCTGCGTGGTACGTGGCAGCCTGCCGGGCCAACGTAAAGAGCGGTGCCATTATGGCCAACCTGTCAGACACAGAGATTCAGAGGGAGATTGGTATCAGCAACCCTTTGCACAGGCTCAAACTCCGCCTCGCCATCCAGGAAATGGTCTCCCTCACCAGTCCATCTGCACCTGCCAGCACCCGCTCC TCAACCAGCAACATTTGGATGACACACGCTGAGATGGAGTCCCTCACTGCAGCTACCAAACCA GAGCAGAAGGAGTTCAGTTGGGATCAG ATCCTGGCCTATGGAGACATGAACCATGAGTGGGTGGGAAACGAATGGCTCCCCAGTTTAGGTTTGCCTCAGTATCGGTCCTACTTCATGGAGTCACTGGTGGACGCCCGCATGCTCGACCACCTCACCAAGAAAGAACTCCGGGGCCAGCTGAAGATGGTGGATAGTTTTCacag AGTCAGTCTCCATTATGGTATCATGTGCTTGAAGCGCTTGAACTATGATAGGAAAGAGctggagaggaaaagagaggaGAGCCAACATCAGAACCAAG ATGTGATGGTTTGGTCCAATGAGCGAGTCATGTGTTGGGTCCAAGCCATTGGTCTTAAGGAATTTGCAGACAACCTTTTAGAAAGTGGGGTCCATGGGGCTCTACTGGCACTAGATGATACCTTTGACTACACCGACTTAGCCCTACTTCTTCAGATACCAAACCAGAACACACAG GCCAGGCAGCTCCTGGAGAAGGAGTATAATGCTCTCATCTCCATGGGAACAGAGAGGAGGCCGGATGAG GATGGCACAAAAACATTTACCCGATCGCCATCGTGGAGGAAGATGTTCAGAGAGAAAGACCTGCGTGGGGTGACCTCCGATTCCTCAGAAACGCTACCTGCCAACTTTCGTGCCTCGGCCATCTCGACCCCATCTGTCACCTTAAGAAAAGTCCAGAGTGATG TTAATTCTGGTCCAAGAGGAGAGTCTGCTTCTGTAAGAACATATTCCTGCTGA
- the LOC101158391 gene encoding liprin-alpha-3 isoform X2, with product MMMCEVMPTISEDGRSGTGGGSSSPAGAGLGGPGGTLGGGGFSGREPRGDEGGSTGNLESLMVNMLTERERLLENLRETQDSLGTAQLRLRELGHEKESLQRQLSIALPQEFAVLTKELNVCREQLLEREEEIAELKAERNNTRLLLEHLECLVSRHERSLRMTVVKRQAQSPAGVSSEVEVLKALKSLFEHHKALDEKVRERLRVALERVSMLEDQLAASSQERLPNGPSSGLEDGELERQREGEIERQRSELSQLRERLALMCRQVGEIEEQLAAARREVTKSEEANQKLQREVKEALCQREDMEERITTLERRYLSAQREATSLHDIKDKLENELASKESLHRQSEEKNRQLQERLDEAKQKLQQTLQRAETLPEIEAQLAQRVAALNKAEERHGNFEERLRQMEAQLEEKNQELQRARQREKMNDEHNKRLSDTVDKLLSESNERLQLHLKERMAALEEKNALSEELSNMKKIQDDLLANKEQLLAELERVQLELDQLRGRTGSSYSRAGSVSSLPSTLFRRSLPGSASELRYPQGSGSLPAGYSSSSSGVVVRRANRGRWGPSRDDGNKYGEWDSGMLGQGYEGGVEGGCSDDEEDRETLFGSELLSPSGQTDVQTLAIMLQEQLEAINKEIKLIQEEKESTELRAEEIESRVSSVALDGSSLPPSSLGGRDSAGRGYMTPSITSSTLASPSPPSSGHSTPRLPHSPARENDRQNSKDGEECRALSLIDSTPPPVPRALRLDRMTHTHPGAGLDDRHEYRSLSADGATTASQDSLHKASKKKSIKSSIGRLFGKKEKGRMGTPSRESASLASTPSDDLGSADPLSLAKLGTGTVEKDRRSKKKHDLLEEACRQGLPFASWDGPTVVTWLELWVGMPAWYVAACRANVKSGAIMANLSDTEIQREIGISNPLHRLKLRLAIQEMVSLTSPSAPASTRSSTSNIWMTHAEMESLTAATKPEQKEFSWDQILAYGDMNHEWVGNEWLPSLGLPQYRSYFMESLVDARMLDHLTKKELRGQLKMVDSFHRVSLHYGIMCLKRLNYDRKELERKREESQHQNQDVMVWSNERVMCWVQAIGLKEFADNLLESGVHGALLALDDTFDYTDLALLLQIPNQNTQARQLLEKEYNALISMGTERRPDEDGTKTFTRSPSWRKMFREKDLRGVTSDSSETLPANFRASAISTPSVTLRKVQSDVNSGPRGESASVRTYSC from the exons GAGTTTGCAGTGTTGACTAAAGAGCTGAACGTTTGCCGGGAGCAGCTCCTAGAAAGGGAGGAGGAAATTGCTGAGCTCAAGGCGGAGAGAAACAACACACGT TTATTGCTGGAACACCTAGAGTGTCTAGTGTCTCGCCACGAGCGCAGTTTGAGGATGACAGTGGTGAAGAGGCAAGCCCAGTCGCCTGCAGGGGTGTCCAGTGAGGTGGAAGTCCTGAAGGCTCTCAAATCCCTGTTTGAGCACCACAAGGCACTGGATGAAAAG GTCCGAGAGCGGCTCCGCGTGGCCCTCGAGAGAGTGTCCATGTTAGAGGATCAACTTGCAGCATCTTCTCAAGAG AGGCTACCAAACGGCCCCTCATCTGGCCTGGAGGATGGGGAGCTGGAAAGGCAGAGGGAGGGAGAAATAGAGCGACAGAGGTCTGAACTTTCCCAGCTGAGGGAGCGGCTGGCTCTCATGTGCAGGCAG GTCGGGGAAATAGAGGAACAGCTTGCAGCCGCCAGGAGGGAGGTGACGAAATCAGAGGAGGCCAATCAGAAGCTCCAAAGAGAAGTAAAAGAG GCACTTTGCCAAAGAGAAGATATGGAGGAAAGAATTACCACTTTAGAGCGGAG GTATCTTAGCGCCCAGAGGGAGGCAACCTCTCTCCATGACATCAAAGACAAGCTGGAAAACGAGCTTGCCAGCAAGGAGTCCCTCCATAGACAA AGTGAAGAAAAGAACAGACAGCTACAGGAGCGGCTGGATGAGGCCAAGCAGAAGCTCCAGCAGACTCTACAGAGGGCAGAGACATTACCTGAAATCGAGGCGCAACTTGCACAAAGAGTGGCTGCTCTCAACAAA GCAGAGGAGCGACACGGAAACTTTGAGGAGCGACTCAGGCAAATGGAAGCCCAGCTTGAGGAGAAGAATCAGGAGCTCCAGAGg GctagacaaagagaaaaaatgaacGATGAGCATAACAAACGCCTTTCAGACACAGTGGATAAGCTTCTCTCTGAGTCAAACGAGAGACTGCAGCTCCACTTAAAAGAGAGGATGGCAGCTCTGGAAGAAAAG AATGCTCTTTCTGAGGAGCTTTCCAATATGAAGAAAATACAAGATGACCTTCTTGCCAACAAG GAGCAACTTCTAGCTGAGCTTGAACGAGTCCAACTGGAGCTGGATCAGCTGAGAGGCAGAACTGGATCTTCATATTCCAG GGCAGGCAGCGTGAGCTCTCTTCCCTCCACCCTTTTTCGAAGATCTCTTCCGGGGAGCGCCTCAGAGCTCCGTTACCCTCAGGGTAGTGGCTCACTCCCTGCCGGCTATAGCAGCTCCTCAAGTGGAGTGGTGGTCAGGCGGGCTAACCGTGGCCGCTGGGGGCCTTCCAGAGATGACGGCAACAAG tatgGAGAGTGGGACAGCGGGATGCTAGGACAGGGTTATGAGGGCGGTGTGGAAGGAGGCTGCTCTGATGACGAGGAGGATAGGGAGACTCTGTTTGGATCAGAGCTGCTCTCCCCCAGCGGGCAAACAGATGTACAGACTTTGGCCATCATGCTACAGGAGCAACTGGAGGCCATCAACAAGGAGATTAA GCTGATTCAGGAGGAGAAAGAGAGCACGGAGCTGAGGGCAGAGGAGATTGAAAGTCGGGTCAGCAGTGTTGCCCTTGATGGTTCGTCTCTACCCCCTTCCTCGTTGGGCGGACGGGACAGTGCTGGGAGGGGCTACATGACACCCTCCATCACTTCCTCTACCCTGGCATCTCCCTCACCACCCAGTTCTGGACATTCCACCCCTAGACTGCCTCATTCACCCGCTCGGGAGAATGACAGACAG AACTCAAAAGATGGGGAAGAATGTAGAGCCCTCTCCCTCATAGATTCCACTCCTCCCCCTGTTCCCCGAGCCCTACGACTGGACAGAATGACCCACACTCACCCGGGGGCAGGTCTTGATGACCGGCATGAATATCGCAG TCTTTCTGCTGATGGTGCTACCACTGCTAGTCAGGATTCCCTCCACAAAgccagtaaaaagaaaagcattaagTCCTCTATTGGTCGTCTCTTTGGCAAAAAGGAGAAAGGAAGAATGGGTACCCCTAGTCGCGAATCTGCCTCACTTG CCTCCACACCCTCTGATGACCTCGGCTCAGCTGACCCATTAAGTTTGGCTAAACTCGGGACCGGAACGGTGGAGAAAGATCGCCGCAGCAAAAAGAA GCACGACTTGCTAGAGGAAGCCTGTCGTCAGGGTCTGCCTTTTGCTTCATGGGATGGTCCCACTGTTGTCACTTGGCTTGAG TTGTGGGTCGGGATGCCTGCGTGGTACGTGGCAGCCTGCCGGGCCAACGTAAAGAGCGGTGCCATTATGGCCAACCTGTCAGACACAGAGATTCAGAGGGAGATTGGTATCAGCAACCCTTTGCACAGGCTCAAACTCCGCCTCGCCATCCAGGAAATGGTCTCCCTCACCAGTCCATCTGCACCTGCCAGCACCCGCTCC TCAACCAGCAACATTTGGATGACACACGCTGAGATGGAGTCCCTCACTGCAGCTACCAAACCA GAGCAGAAGGAGTTCAGTTGGGATCAG ATCCTGGCCTATGGAGACATGAACCATGAGTGGGTGGGAAACGAATGGCTCCCCAGTTTAGGTTTGCCTCAGTATCGGTCCTACTTCATGGAGTCACTGGTGGACGCCCGCATGCTCGACCACCTCACCAAGAAAGAACTCCGGGGCCAGCTGAAGATGGTGGATAGTTTTCacag AGTCAGTCTCCATTATGGTATCATGTGCTTGAAGCGCTTGAACTATGATAGGAAAGAGctggagaggaaaagagaggaGAGCCAACATCAGAACCAAG ATGTGATGGTTTGGTCCAATGAGCGAGTCATGTGTTGGGTCCAAGCCATTGGTCTTAAGGAATTTGCAGACAACCTTTTAGAAAGTGGGGTCCATGGGGCTCTACTGGCACTAGATGATACCTTTGACTACACCGACTTAGCCCTACTTCTTCAGATACCAAACCAGAACACACAG GCCAGGCAGCTCCTGGAGAAGGAGTATAATGCTCTCATCTCCATGGGAACAGAGAGGAGGCCGGATGAG GATGGCACAAAAACATTTACCCGATCGCCATCGTGGAGGAAGATGTTCAGAGAGAAAGACCTGCGTGGGGTGACCTCCGATTCCTCAGAAACGCTACCTGCCAACTTTCGTGCCTCGGCCATCTCGACCCCATCTGTCACCTTAAGAAAAGTCCAGAGTGATG TTAATTCTGGTCCAAGAGGAGAGTCTGCTTCTGTAAGAACATATTCCTGCTGA